From a region of the Clupea harengus chromosome 9, Ch_v2.0.2, whole genome shotgun sequence genome:
- the dhrs13b.2 gene encoding tapasin-related protein, protein MVLMFGGLLPVLFFTAAVSSQSIHEVPWLPCQFIDEHVELNEEGHRETKYIHRDAGLQFGQLGDSLVHSELITFLVTASKVDMRRYVKGGVDTLQCEVRRYSTGGIQMRWPGMGAQEQDLWFACTLRHAEGLFVITTFLRHSPSNPNAMQPDFQHWTPVTDRDTVSTTAVMIVLSNTPTVEVGLLNDQTLNCEFAVDHRSAHLTVEWRLQRRGDRSKLFTYSSRSGQIEGSGVSLKAIAKGDASLKIPSTKHTSEGTYICSVQVPPLLGTQDISLHIMEPPRVSLSVSSEVSLVVGGEQKVVCESVGYYPLDVHMEWLKESLSPGASRMPEVLKVVMYSSHRRHQDGTYSVSAFFLLQPTLQDSGYRYTCRVSHVALRVPIRKSFTLSVTEEDLVMWYIFLIGLILVVVVILAWLCSKILADREALKSKPY, encoded by the exons ATGGTTTTGATGTTTGGTGGTCTTCTTCCCGTGTTGTTTTTCACAG CTGCTGTTAGCTCTCAGTCTATACATGAGGTTCCTTGGCTACCGTGTCAGTTTATAGACGAACATGTTGAGCTCAACGAGGAAGGACACAGAGAAACTAAATATATACATCGAGATGCCGGGCTGCAGTTCGGCCAGCTCGGAGACAGTCTTGTGCACTCGGAGTTAATAACCTTCCTTGTCACAG CATCTAAGGTGGACATGCGACGCTACGTTAAAGGTGGAGTAGACACTCTTCAATGCGAGGTCCGCAGGTACAGCACGGGCGGAATTCAGATGCGCTGGCCTGGCATGGGAGCCCAGGAACAGGACCTCTGGTTTGCCTGCACACTGCGCCACGCAGAAGGCCTTTTTGTGATCACTACTTTCCTCAGACATAGTCCCAGTAATCCCAATGCTATGCAGCCAGACTTTCAACACTGGACTCCTGTTACAGATAGAGACACTGTCAGCACCACAG CTGTAATGATTGTGTTGAGCAACACCCCCACCGTGGAGGTCGGCCTGCTGAACGACCAGACCCTGAACTGTGAGTTCGCTGTAGACCACAGGTCAGCCCACCTTACTGTGGAGTGGCGCCTGCAGCGCAGAGGTGACCGCTCCAAGCTCTTCACCTACTCCAGCCGCTCGGGCCAGATTGAAGGCAGCGGGGTCTCTCTGAAGGCCATCGCCAAGGGAGACGCCTCTCTCAAGATCCCCTCGACAAAGCACACCAGTGAGGGCACCTACATCTGCTCTGTGCAGGTGCCTCCACTCCTTGGCACCCAGGACATTTCCCTGCATATCATGG AGCCTCCCCGTGTGTCCCTCAGTGTGAGCTCtgaggtgtctctggttgtgggTGGAGAGCAGAAGGTGGTGTGTGAGTCGGTAGGCTACTACCCCCTGGACGTGCACATGGAGTGGCTGAAGGAGTCTCTGTCGCCAGGAGCAAGCCGCATGCCCGAGGTGCTGAAGGTTGTCATGTACTCcagccaccgccgccaccaGGATGGCACCTACTCCGTCTCCGCATTCTTCCTGCTACAGCCCACCCTCCAGGACTCTGGGTACCGCTACACATGCAGAGTGTCTCACGTCGCTCTACGAGTGCCCATCAGAAAGAGCTTTACCCTCAGTGTCACAG AGGAAGATTTAGTTATGTGGTACATATTCCTTATTGGGCTTATTCTGGTTGTGGTTGTAATCCTGGCTTGGCTGTGCTCCAAAATACTTGCAg ATAGAGAAGCACTTAAG AGCAAACCTTACTGA
- the smtnl gene encoding smoothelin, like: MDAGPLASVGESVGSAIEGETVCAALARYESTLRDTVREIHVDVSAFKLGVERRLEETLHVSGPLGHAVAQLQQENRQLRSQLETLTRQVEMLTGSMCDRSALLGPGNPQHQQTGGGSSGGTGQPQMPGAGSGSSQSPPAPSSPCVGATGSASGLASSPTTVRFSSRATFAVSSKTNSIEREEPIEVDPAPATTGLENGHTPMSETSPVAQRESPLPPFRERLASAATAMPHLPITATTKTADTSGAPVMKSPDSPTSPMRSLPPAITDLQPPSDRAAMDNQPQRMTESPVHQAPTVKTWSPSPVRTMGSPRLSERTSAPAKSVTYSGLVQHNTDRGLDGNGDSPFGRGPERRRELVRSQTLPRSIGAQARRSIFERLDSENNSRPKPLDSKPKLKRSQSFGVSSASSIKQILLEWCRSKTIGYQNIDIQNFSSSWSDGMAFCALVHSFFPTEFDYNVLTAAERKHNFEMAFGIAEVKAGCDRLIEVEDMMVMGRKPDPMCVFTYVQSLYNHLRKFE, translated from the exons ATGGACGCCGGCCCTTTGGCCTCGGTGGGCGAGAGCGTCGGCAGCGCCATCGAGGGGGAGACGGTGTGCGCGGCACTGGCCCGCTACGAGAGCACGCTTCGCGACACCGTGCGGGAGATCCATGTGGACGTGAGCGCCTTCAAGCTGGGTGTGGAGCGGCGGCTAGAGGAGACGCTGCACGTGAGCGGGCCGCTGGGGCACGCCGTTGCCCAGTTGCAGCAAGAGAACCGGCAGCTACGCAGCCAGTTGGAGACACTCACCCGGCAGGTGGAGATGCTCACGGGCAGCATGTGCGACCGCAGTGCCCTCCTCGGCCCTGGCAACCCTCAGCACCAGCAGACCGGTGGCGGCAGCAGCGGTGGCACGGGCCAGCCTCAGATGCCCGGAGCAGGCAGCGGCAGCTCCCAGAGTCCCCCGGCTCCCTCCTCTCCATGTGTGGGGGCCACGGGGTCGGCCAGTGGCTTGGCCTCCAGCCCCACCACCGTGCGCTTCTCCAGCCGGGCCACCTTCGCAGTATCCAGCAAGACCAAC aGCATTGAGCGAGAGGAGCCCATAGAGGTGGATCCAGCACCAGCGACCACAGGGTTGGAGAATGGACACACACCAATGTCAG AAACCAGTCCAGTGGCACAGAGGGAGAGCCCTCTCCCACCCTTCCGTGAGCGCTTAGCTTCAGCAGCCACGGCCATGCCTCACCTGCCCATCACAGCCACCACCAAGACTGCAGACACCTCTGGAGCCCCTGTCATGAAGAGCCCTGACTCCCCTACCAGTCCCATGCGGTCACTTCCCCCCGCCATTACAGATCTGCAGCCTCCCAGTGATCGGGCCGCCATGGACAATCAGCCACAAAGGATGACAGAGTCACCAGTGCACCAAG CACCCACTGTGAAGACATGGAGCCCGAGTCCAGTTAGAACAATGGGGTCCCCTCGCTTGTCTG AAAGAACCTCAGCACCTGCAAAATCAGTGACATATTCAGGCCTTGTTCAACACAATACAGACAG GGGTCTGGATGGTAATGGGGACAGCCCTTTTGGCCGAGGCCCTGAGCGGAGGCGCGAGCTTGTGAGGTCACAGACACTGCCACGGAGCATCGGCGCCCAGGCACGCCGCTCCATCTTCGAGCGGCTCGACTCGGAGAATAATAG CCGTCCCAAACCTCTTGACTCGAAGCCCAAACTGAAGCGCTCTCAAAGCTTCGGTGTGTCCAGCGCCAGCAGCATCAAGCAAATTCTACTAGAGTGGTGTCGCTCCAAAACCATTGGATACCAG AACATTGACATCCAGAACTTCTCATCTAGCTGGAGTGATGGCATGGCCTTCTGTGCACTCGTCCACTCTTTCTTCCCCACTGAGTTTGACTACAACGTGCTGACAGCTGCTGAACGCAAACACAACTTTGAGATGGCATTCGGCATTGCAGA GGTGAAGGCCGGCTGTGATCGTCTCATCGAGGTGGAGGACATGATGGTGATGGGCCGCAAGCCAGACCCCATGTGCGTCTTCACATACGTCCAGTCCCTCTACAATCACCTGCGCAAGTTCGAGTGA
- the tmem199 gene encoding transmembrane protein 199, producing MASSFVVGVKFREKVKELLDKESSVPTDLFEELEPILDGDGESSIRFKTVRKLNTYLQNHGHPVYLHELLEESVLYLPEYKKPPRNPELVARLEKIKAKLANDEYNRMTRNVNNQELSRHGTLADFGREVRSAKAAVLTVFNFLVTVAATFACAYIFSQYIFTETTARVISAVIAASVVGLAELYVLVRTMEGDLGEP from the exons ATGGCGTCATCTTTCGTTGTTGGAGTCAAATTCAGGGAGAAGGTGAAAGAATTGTTGGATAAAGAGTCTTCAGTTCCCACAGACTTATTCGAAGAATTGGAACCCATACTTGATGGAGACGGGGAGTCTAGTATACGTTTTAAAACCGTGAGAAAACTGAACACATACCTCCAAAATCATG GACATCCAGTCTACCTTCATGAATTGTTGGAGGAGAGCGTGCTGTACTTACCAGAGTACAAAAAGCCTCCACGA AATCCTGAGTTGGTGGCTCGTCTAGAGAAGATAAAAGCAAAGCTTGCTAATGACGAGTACAACCGGATGACAAGAAATGTGAACAACCAA GAACTTAGCCGTCATGGGACATTAGCAGACTTTGGAAGGGAAG TGCGTTCGGCCAAAGCGGCAGTTCTGACAGTCTTCAACTTCCTGGTTACGGTGGCTGCAACATTTGCCTGTGCTTACATCTTCAGCCAGTATATCTTCACAGAAACAACAGCT CGGGTGATTTCTGCAGTGATTGCAGCCTCTGTGGTGGGTCTGGCAGAACTTTATGTCCTGGTCCGGACTATGGAAGGAGATTTAGGGGAGCCATGA
- the gemin4 gene encoding gem-associated protein 4, translated as MFQEPWLKGEKAAVLQGGFLLADKLCQTGSLSAVKKEEWSTVGRPIIDSIGELYGQGQREHEEQVCLRKRILCTIWSKLLEKERGKNVETSWKENALFSILNQLPDINRTVLFEVIKSMDFYKIYVELLMCLQPADLGLEVEHLVQYVTIETTAEDAQLLLEVWRGLWRGNWGGTETFDRVFVDQFTDAPSQAPKRAKLGPEITSDRSVMFHLFRAVRQIKDAVNSSDLCCFALSNCLDSIYTSYLLDQQKELSAREKLERLSVEVALAKEHNTTERFDLVKVISEAQKDLAAVETPSKFKPAGLTFTKAMQTALCLLHVWEERGLLNVAEKCNQRSVLLLRNSIHRMLQSLDKCSETEEEESANELKNALKKISEGMLHNEPTKSSFEMASIAMAIIDHRLQGFQEFPQLFVAELSWSLDGNEWISCLERNKTVFKQRELVMKLVSTLTAKCQTDESVQNCRRLKDVVVDLFCELPTSDKNDTLVEMINLSKKGLHGHLPQALTEGFSEDLNLAFNCIIQGGAQSNSDLAVTAIARVAFQNPEATLRHCCHLAVMNLGAHIHLSKILKCLSGLGAQPSNEERMKTGESLLCRCLQETMEDKLSSSKEQEQFLQFLVTLMEPSGDTGRSFVPPQEAFQTFILPYLSSPSSHHYSLELCLRLLHSALVLEPQDGSSHWIMDCSPFPLLYCLCQLLSDSCRCWEVTSEDVHVSMESKEVLTSILSTLGEVIGKEVAAAPSVWSRALFWLYNKVEALDWTVRFHLKALWGDHFKNEVPSSLLEVCDLPEQEWSGMKLAQYGEGTGLLAWLECCCLSDVIQNIMLESLSLDMLSPDTVSMFSKGFLLALSQTLPWCTMGEWARLIQAVKHLLNSGRLHVPYSLEYADFLPLLDLRAFASELRQSVLLLRLFQLLCGSSCADWLPRPGWSHVGRLYASTIRETLDLLKAKLPPSASPSDDPMPGGEVGCQEVLFVLTQLFCHVMHVHVMMPSQSEPLFLCALEILTLYEMTLAVHPKSCTSLESDNTRHFLKTITDNLESEHMKSILQQKIAQL; from the exons ATGTTTCAAG AACCTTGGCTGAAGGGGGAGAAGGCTGCAGTGCTTCAGGGTGGATTCTTGCTGGCAGATAAACTCTGTCAGACAGGGTCACTGTCTGCTGTAAAGAAGGAAGAATGGAGCACAGTTGGCCGTCCAATAATTGATTCAATCGGAGAGCTCTATGGACAAGGACAAAGAGAGCATGAAGAGCAGGTCTGTTTGAGAAAGAGGATTCTCTGCACCATATGGAGCAAGCttttggagaaagagaggggaaagaatgtAGAGACAAGTTGGAAGGAAAACGCCCTATTTTCAATCCTTAATCAACTCCCTGACATCAACCGCACAGTTCTGTTTGAGGTGATAAAGTCAATGGACTTCTACAAAATATATGTAGAGTTGCTTATGTGTCTACAACCAGCTGACTTGGGCTTAGAGGTTGAGCATCTTGTCCAGTATGTCACCATTGAAACCACTGCTGAGGATGCCCAGCTCCTGCTTGAGGTGTGGAGGGGGCTTTGGAGGGGCAACTGGGGAGGTACAGAGACCTTTGACCGCGTCTTTGTCGACCAGTTTACTGATGCTCCATCTCAGGCCCCAAAAAGAGCAAAGCTTGGCCCAGAAATAACCTCAGACAGAAGTGTGATGTTCCATCTCTTTCGCGCTGTGAGGCAAATCAAAGACGCCGTAAATTCATCGGATTTGTGCTGCTTCGCACTCTCCAACTGCCTTGACTCCATCTATACGTCATACCTATTAGACCAGCAGAAAGAACTCTCTGCTCGTGAGAAACTTGAGAGGCTTTCAGTGGAGGTTGCTCTCGCTAAAGagcataacacaacagagagattTGACCTAGTGAAGGTAATTAGCGAAGCACAGAAAGACCTCGCTGCTGTTGAGACTCCATCAAAGTTTAAGCCAGCTGGACTCACCTTTACAAAAGCAATGCAGACAGCACTTTGCCTTCTACACgtttgggaggagagaggattgCTGAATGTGGCAGAGAAATGTAACCAGAGGAGTGTACTACTTCTGAGGAACAGCATCCATAGAATGCTTCAGTCATTAGATAAGTGTTCTGAGACcgaagaagaagagagtgcaAATGAGCTCAAAAATGCGTTGAAAAAAATATCAGAGGGCATGCTACATAATGAACCAACAAAGTCTTCTTTTGAAATGGCCTCCATTGCTATGGCCATCATTGACCATCGCTTGCAGGGATTTCAGGAATTCCCCCAGTTATTTGTTGCTGAATTGAGCTGGTCTCTCGATGGAAATGAGTGGATCAGCTGTCTTGAGAGAAACAAAACTGTATTTAAACAAAGAGAACTTGTAATGAAGTTGGTTTCCACTCTCACTGCCAAATGCCAAACTGATGAGAGTGTCCAGAACTGCAGAAGACTCAAAGATGTTGTTGTTGACCTTTTCTGTGAACTACCGACATCAGACAAAAATGACACACTAGTTGAAATGATCAACCTTTCAAAAAAGGGTCTGCATGGGCATCTACCACAGGCTCTAACAGAGGGATTTAGTGAGGACCTTAATTTAGCATTCAACTGCATTATCCAGGGAGGAGCACAAAGCAACTCTGACTTGGCTGTGACTGCTATAGCCCGCGTTGCCTTTCAGAACCCTGAGGCCACTTTGCGTCACTGCTGCCACCTAGCTGTGATGAATCTGGGAGCTCACATCCATCTTAGCAAAATTCTAAAATGTCTCTCTGGGCTGGGCGCTCAGCCAAGCAATGAGGAGCGGATGAAGACGGGTGAAAGCTTGCTGTGCCGCTGTCTACAAGAGACCATGGAAGACAAACTGTCCTCTTCTAAGGAGCAGGAGCAGTTCCTCCAGTTCCTGGTCACCCTGATGGAGCCCTCTGGTGACACTGGGAGGAGCTTTGTTCCTCCTCAGGAAGCATTCCAGACCTTCATCTTGCCATACCTTTCCTCCCCATCATCACACCACTACAGCCTGGAACTGTGTTTAAGGCTACTTCATTCTGCATTGGTTCTGGAACCCCAAGATGGCTCCTCTCATTGGATAATGGACTGctccccctttccccttctgtATTGTCTGTGTCAGTTATTGAGTGACAGTTGCAGGTGTTGGGAGGTGACCTCAGAAGATGTGCATGTGTCCATGGAGTCCAAAGAGGTTCTGACCTCCATTCTGAGCACCCTGGGTGAGGTCATCGGTAAGGAAGTTGCTGCAGCACCCAGTGTCTGGTCCAGAGCCCTGTTCTGGCTCTATAATAAAGTGGAGGCCTTAGACTGGACTGTGCGTTTTCATCTGAAAGCATTGTGGGGCGATCACTTTAAGAATGAGGTGCCAAGTTCACTACTGGAAGTGTGTGATTTGCCTGAACAGGAGTGGTCTGGCATGAAGCTGGCCCAGTATGGAGAAGGCACAGGACTGTTGGCATGGCTGGAGTGTTGTTGTCTTTCTGATGTGATTCAGAACATTATGCTGGAGTCCCTGTCTCTAGATATGCTTTCACCGGACACTGTCAGCATGTTTAGCAAAGGCTTCTTACTGGCCCTTTCACAGACCCTTCCGTGGTGTACTATGGGAGAGTGGGCCAGGCTCATACAAGCAGTGAAACACCTCCTCAACTCCGGGCGACTCCATGTGCCTTACTCTCTGGAGTATGCCGACTTCCTGCCTCTGCTGGATCTCCGGGCGTTTGCCAGCGAGCTGCGccagtctgtgctgctgctgcgatTGTTCCAGCTGCTCTGCGGCTCCAGCTGTGCTGACTGGCTCCCTCGTCCTGGCTGGTCCCATGTGGGGCGGCTGTACGCCAGCACCATTAGAGAGACGCTGGACTTATTAAAGGCCAAACTCCCACCCAGTGCCTCGCCCTCAGATGACCCGATGCCCGGTGGTGAGGTGGGTTGCCAGGAGGTGCTGTTTGTTCTGACGCAGCTGTTCTGCCACGtgatgcatgtgcatgtgatgATGCCAAGCCAGTCGGAGCCGCTGTTCCTGTGCGCACTGGAAATTCTGACGCTTTATGAGATGACCCTTGCGGTGCACCCCAAAAGCTGCACTTCTCTTGAGAGCGATAACACACGGCACTTTCTCAAAACCATCACTGACAACTTGGAAAGTGAACACATGAAATCTATTCTCCAACAGAAGATTGCACAGCTGTAA